Proteins encoded within one genomic window of Canis lupus dingo isolate Sandy chromosome 28, ASM325472v2, whole genome shotgun sequence:
- the CALHM1 gene encoding calcium homeostasis modulator protein 1 codes for MDKFRMIFQFLQSNQESFMNGVCGIMALASAQVYSAFDFNCPCLPGYNAAYSAGILLAPPLVLFLLGLVMNNNVSVLAEEWKRPPGRRAKDPAVLRYMFCSMAQRALIAPVVWVAVTLLDGKCFLCAFCTAVPVTVLGNGSLAPGLPPPELARLLARVPCPDIYDGDWLLAREVAVRYLRCISQALGWSFVLLTTLLAFVVRSVRPCFTQAAFLKSKYWSHYIDIERKLFDETCTEHAKAFAKVCIQQFFEAVNHDLELGHAHGALATAPAGSAAPATTDGAEEEREKLRGITDQGTMNRLLTSWHKCKPPLQLGQEEPLMGNGWAGGRPRPPRKEVATYFSGV; via the exons ATGGACAAGTTCCGGATGATCTTCCAGTTCCTGCAGTCCAACCAGGAGTCCTTCATGAACGGCGTCTGCGGCATCATGGCCCTGGCCAGCGCCCAGGTGTACTCCGCCTTCGATTTCAACTGCCCCTGCCTGCCCGGCTACAACGCGGCCTACAGCGCGGGCATCCTGCTGGCGCCGCCGCTCGTGCTCTTCCTGCTCGGCCTGGTCATGAACAACAACGTGTCCGTGCTGGCGGAGGAGTGGAAGCGGCCGCCGGGCCGCAGGGCCAAGGACCCCGCCGTGCTGCGCTACATGTTCTGCTCCATGGCCCAGCGCGCCCTCATCGCACCCGTCGTCTGGGTGGCCGTCACGCTGCTGGATGGCAAGTGCTTCCTCTGTGCCTTCTGCACCGCCGTACCAGTGACCGTGCTGGGCAACGGCAGCCTGGCCCCTGGCCTGCCTCCACCCGAGCTCGCCCGCCTGCTGGCCCGGGTGCCCTGCCCTGACATCTATGACGGCGACTGGCTGCTGGCCCGCGAGGTGGCCGTGCGCTACCTGCGCTGCATCTCCCAG GCACTGGGCTGGTCCTTTGTGCTGCTGACCACGCTGCTGGCCTTCGTCGTGCGCTCCGTGCGACCCTGCTTCACACAGGCTGCCTTCCTCAAAAGCAAGTACTGGTCCCACTATATTGACATCGAGCGCAAGCTCTTTGATGAGACGTGCACAGAGCACGCCAAGGCCTTCGCCAAGGTCTGCATCCAGCAGTTCTTTGAGGCGGTGAACCATGACCTGGAGTTGGGTCATGCCCACGGGGCACTGGCCACAGCCCCTGCTGGCTCAGCTGCCCCGGCGACCACTGACGGggctgaggaggagagggagaagctgcgCGGCATCACGGATCAAGGCACCATGAATAGGCTGCTCACGAGCTGGCACAAATGCAAGCCGCCCTTGCAGCTGGGCCAGGAGGAGCCACTGATGGGCAACggctgggcaggaggcaggcccCGGCCTCCACGCAAGGAGGTGGCCACCTACTTCAGCGGAGTGTGA